ATAGTGATATACTGAAGTGGTCTTCCTCCTATCAGCTAATGCTGCATTCCCAATCTTTCTTTACTTTCCCAGAAAGGAAACAGATGAGTCAAGTTCCCCATATTTGATTTAATTCaaaagttgttatttttatttcataatatgaAGCATCTGTTGCAAAGGATAACAATTACTAGGTAAATAAGTTCATCTATTTTGATTGTACTTTTCTCACCAGTAATATGAGTATATTTGATTAGAAACTCTAAGCAGCTTTAAATTCTTTATTAATGAATGCTGCAGATTCTATGACTCTGTGAAACATTTTTCTTAGATATTATAGAATTAATGAGTTAGGTTTCCAAGACTAATATATGGCCCCTTTCAGCAACATTAGCGTTCAATGATCTtgttagaaaagcaaattttagTCCCCATTCCAGATCTACTAAATCAGAAATACTGGGGGTGGGACCTTGCAATCTGATTTTAGCAGGCTTTCTAGGGGATTCTGATGCAGCCAAAGTTTAGGAACCACTGTCCTAAAAATTATCTTAACTATGTGGTAGGAAATAATTGAttcattgatttcctttttttttttttttttttttttttttttttttttttttttttgataggaagtctcgctcttgtaccccaggctggaatgcaatggcatgatcttggctcactgcaacctctgcctcctggattcaagcgagtctcctgccttggacccctgagtagctgggattacaggtgcctgccacaatggccggctaatttttgtatttttagtagaggtgggttttcaccatgttggccaggctggtccagaactcctgacctcaggtgatccaccctcctcagcctcccaaagtgctgggattacaggcatgagccaccacacctggccaattgtttttctttatagcatcAGCTTCTGAGTACTGGGCAAAACTTCCAGCTCTTTCTCACATATCCGAAATAATAGTTTTTGTAAGCATGCAATTTAGATCAGATATGAAACTTTCAGTtccataaacagaattaaaacgtTGAACCtgaaattttgaaatcagatgaCTATAGAAAATTTATAAATCATACAAAgacttggctgggcatagtggctcatgcctgtaatcccagcactttggaaatctgaggcgggtggatcatgaagtcaggggtttgaggccagcctgaccaacatggtgaaactccgtctttactaaaactacaaaaattagtcaggtgtggtagcaggcacctataattccagctcctcaggaggctgaggcaggagaatcacttgaacccgggaggcagaggttgcagtgaactgagatggtgccactgcactccagcctgggtgacagagccagactctatctcaaaaaataaatataaataaataaataaataaataaacttatatAGAATATTTCCCACATTTTTAGTGAATCCCGAATTTACTGATTATTTAAATAGTTGTGTCttatattaattgaaataaaGTCATTTAATCTCCCTGGTTCTCTTGTTTTATCAGTAAAACAAAACTGATCTCAGTGAGACATTTTCTGTAAAATCTTATGATTCAGGCATTCAACAGTTTTATACTAAGGCATTAGAATGTTTAATATTACATATAACACAGAATAGAGAAGCTGATTACTATAACATTTAGCAATCCAAACACATATCCCCTATAAATAAAAGTCTCTTAAAAACTATGTTTTCATGAAAGCTAGTTAAGGTTACACAGCAGGTTTTACTTTTATGAGAACAATTTAATAATACTTtttgagttcatgttctttgagTGTGGCACTATTCAGCCAAGCATACAAATGTTCTTGCTCTTGATAAGCCTCAGTAGTTGAAAGTACTTCCCAGGAGAATCTATAAATAAAAGGGATCTctgtttcctgatttcaaaacagcTGACTTGAAAAAGGTCtgttgacacttttttttttaagaagctcTCTACCATGAAgattcaactttttttctttattctgctcTTTTGGGTCACAGTTTCACAAggtaatatgcaaatatttatggGGATTTATACTAACAAGTTTGAGAAGACATAAGTTGTTTTTTGGTAAAAGTATGATAATAACATAGAGATTAAAACATCATTTCACAAAAATGTAATGTGGTATTTTAGATTGGACTCCAGAACGGATAATAAAGACAATAGTGAAAAGCAGACAAAAGCGACACGTATGAAAACTGGCAAAATTTGAATAGAGCATAGCTTAGTAAATACTACCACATcaatattaatttcttaattaaCGTTACCAAGATtatgcaatatataatataaGGGGAAGCTGGCTTCTACCAACTTTGCAactcttctgtaaatctaaaataatattataacaaAAAGTGGTGTGGGAGATAAATGGAGGGAGATTTTACTTTGCTGAAAGTGATGCTCAGAGATTTCAGACAGAAGATTGGACTTGAACAATGTATTTGAGggcagaaataataatttttgaaatatgacAGTATcactagatcagtggttctcagagaGGAGTGAGTTTGTGCTCAAGGGAACATCAGGCAATGTCTAGAGACCTTTTAGCTCATCACAACTTGTACTACTGGCATAGTACCAGCTGTAGATAGAGCCCAGGATGCTGCTAAGTAgcctacaatgcacagaacagcccCTTAGAGCAAAGAATTGTCCTATCCAAAAGGTCAATATTGCTTAGAGTAAGACACCCTGCCCTTGAGCTTGGCATCCAGTTGACAGGGAGTATATTTAATTGATACTATAATGCTTGCAAAGGAGATTAGCAACCCAAGGACACAAGCTGGAGAACACATGTAGAGGTcagaatgaggagaaaaaaagacaataatgtTTTAGAAAGGTGAAACAAGACAAAGAACGAATAAGAGAAGGGGTGGGGTCAGTCCAAGGTGGAATCATGGACAGCAGTGCCAAATGTGACAGAACTCTTGTCAAAAGTGAGTATAATCAGGTGTATGTCACTGGCCATCACTTATGGGTTTGATAATCAtaactcctcagaaaatgtagaATAAGTAATGATCTTTAGAAGTGAATATTTAAATTGTGCAGATTAACTAGATGTTCttctatgtttttgtttctttaagttGCTTCATACTCTGAATCGCTTCAGTTACATTGAGAAGAAAACCAATATTCATAGCAGGACTTGGTTTTATAGCCACTAAACCAATGACATAGATAATGTAGCTCTGAGTTTATGTATTAGCTAACAGATATTACTACTCATCATCACTTATCAGCTGTTGGAAATGGAGACAGACTGCCTAGGCAAAGAGCCCTGGCCTCTGAGAAGaccaggcaataattaatagcagGAAACAGTGgcataatttatttgttttcatatgtgaaaatattaaatCTATCCTTTGGTCAAGAATCTGATGTGCctacaaaaaaaaagactgcGAAACAAATGACTTCTGAAAACGCATCGGCCAgggtacaatttaaaatataaaatacattttttgacttggtacaatttaaaatataaaataaaaaatatttgacttGGAATAGATCATATAGCTGATCAAACCAATGTCCCCAAACCCCCTAAATACAATCGTTTCTAAATAACTtctagtgagattccatctttaagttaacaaaacaaaacatatatctTTTCTTACAGCTTTGACTATTACAAAGTTATTTTTGCATTGTGTCAAATTTTGTGTTTCTTATAATGTGCAAATTTTAGTTGCAGTTTTGCTCTCCTGGACATATCTTCCTGCTACAAATCTTCAAATCTGCTACATATCTTCCAGCTACAAATCCCTCACTCATTCTTTCATGATTGATGAGCAAAGATAAAGCCAGAGTAACAGTTAACAAACTTTTTCTGGAAATAAGTGAGACAACCAATACTTAAGGTTTTATGAACCCTAAGATCTCAACTGcattattttaatgcaaaaacAGTTATAAACAATGTGTAAGTGGGTGCATCTATGTGCCACTAAAACTATTTccaaaaacaggtggcaggctgGATTTGGGCCCCTGACAATAGTTTATTGATTGCTAGTCAAAAGATTTAATAGTACAAACAGTAATTGTGATAAATTCTTGGTaagttattattttagaaactttgtgatgaaagaagaaaaaggtaacaCTGGTAATTTTAGAAATCATGTAATGGTCAATAATggctccacttttttttttctttatcaatgtTGTTATTAGACACATGTCTGAGTTACATAATTTCTTCGGGGAAATAAACCCCAAATATGCAGGGGAGTTGCAGGAATTTAGACAAATTATCCAGCGTTGCCTAGCTCTTGACATTTTAGAGAAGCAAAATCAAGCTACAGTGAAAATCACTTGAAGAAGAATTCATAAAGCATAACATTCAGTCTAAATAATGTTAGTGAGAGCAGAGAACAGGCTGCTCAAAGGTAATTAGATGatcgtagagacagagtctgaccAAAAGATAAATTATGGTCACTTTTCTTCCATTGATTTTGGGAACCATCCTGGGTCACTGCCCAgtttcttgtaagacagaaagTGGAAACACCTAACTTAGGTCCAAGAccctttttatttctagaatgtaGCTTGCACCAAGGGACAGTAAATTCACTTAATCTTTCCTCCATAGGTAGGTGGACGTTTTCACTCTATAATCTTTTGCTTCATGGACCTTCTCCTTTTAAAACATGGATGTGTCATAGCTAGATGGCTAATTTCAGTCATTCTTCCCTTCTTACAGccaaaaagaaatatcctgagtATGGTAGCTTGGACTTGAGGAGAGAGTGCAGAATGGGTAATGGTCGATGTAaaaatcaatgtcatgaaaatgaaattaggATTGCTTACTGCATAAGACCTGGAACTCATTGCTGCTTGCAGCAGTAACGATGACAGAAGAAAACAGTCACAAGCTCCAAGAAGAGAAGACCAGTGTTATTAAGTTTTCCCAGCACATCCTTCAAGGCCTGTGTGTCTCTATAATACACAAGAACTAAATAAAACTTAATGTTGAAGCATTCAGAAGTGATCATATGTCACGCTCATATCTGGTGCCTTTACATTACACTCTTCTCCTGATTTGTTGGTACCAGAAGTAGTGGGACTTATTTTATGCAAGTTCCTCAAGTTTTCTGTGCTTCATGTTCCACAAGTTCCACAAGTTTTATGTGCCTTGTGTTAGTTGCCATAAGTAAGGTTGTGGGAAACCTTAAGTCAAAGAATTGGGTAAGCTTATCTCTAAGATACAAGCTTCCAGTAGAAATGCGCTGTTATTTTATTAGATACTATTCCACAGATTACCCCCATGTAAATACATAAATCCACTGGGCTTGGGAGACTGGACATTGAGAGGGCAGATCTTTATTGTGAGAGACACAGAGCTGAAGTGAAAGAATCATGAGTATAAGAATGGAAGACCAGGGAAAAATCACAACTAGCTTCAATTTCTACTCTCACTTATTATTTAGTGAAGACAAATGTGTATCAAGAAATAAGAGAGGCagtaaaaagaaaggagaagaacttcagaaagaagaggagaaaataactgaaaatttaggccaaaaaagtcaaaaactatGACTAATAGTTTAATGCAGCTATTCAGTCCTGAGAGATGACTATGTCTGAGGAGATACATGACAAAAGGAAGCAGCAATAACCTTCACTTTTCAATTTCACTCTGCCTCAGTTCCTCTACTACTGCCTCTGAGGATCCACAGTATTCCTCCCTAAAACAGCTCAGTGATGCCTCTGTACCATTTGTTTTCCATTCAGAAGAGCTAATTCTGGAATACAATTTAAACATTAAttgattcaaaattcaaaattcaaattcgAAATTCTTAAgaattaattaattcaaaattcTTAAGAAACATCGTCAACACCAcaacataataataaaacagaatccTCTCTTCCTActcctcaaaataaaattaaataatcttttgtcaaattaaagaaaaatgaaaggtatTAAATCATACATATAGGTCAGACTTAGACTCAAAAGGAGATGGTAAATCAAGAAATTCCAGGGACTTGCTGCTctcttgatatttttattatggtcTCTCTGTGGATCCAGTCTATTCTTCAAACGCAGATATGAGATCTAAGTATGCTCATACTAAGCGTTATCTACAACAAGCCATGAAtggggaaattttttttctctattcagataaaatttacatagtctttgattgttttctgttttcttgcaatGTAAATATCTTCAAAAGTATCTCTACAATATTTATTTGTaacagggtttctcagccttggcactgTTGATATTTTGGTCCAGGTAATCTTGGTTGTGGGAGGTATTCTGCTCATTATATGTTTTTCAGCATTCTTACCTCCTACCCCCTAGATGCGAATAGCACACTTTCTCCCAAATGTGATAATCAAAATGTCTACCTATATTGCCAAACATCCTCTTTGGGGGAGGGAACAAATTTACACTTGGCTGAGAATTACTGATTTATGAAGTCAAGCACCCACtctcacaaaaatttaaaaatgacaatggaaacaataaaaaaatcagtgagatTTTCAGGTGGCCAAttacattttctgtgttttatgaGAAATAGttgtctatttaaattttttatatattatgtatggaCTAGAGGTGATATATTGGTGGctccagaaagaaaaattggCCTAACTTTTGGATAATGAATGTATAAGCTACGTCCAGAAAGAgattagtaaaaataaatgttgaaaatgaaAGTTATGGaagtttgaaatttatttattttacctaagTAGGGACTGAGCCATCACTGCACCAAGACCTCTAAAGCAGAACTGAGAGGCCTAATATACTATTAATATGGGGAAAATAAGAGTTGAGTTTGTAGGAGCCAGCAAGAAGATGAGAGATTTTCTAAAAAACGCGTGAGGCGTATCTGCACATAAATTAGTCTGTGCTAAAACTACTGGTGTACTCTCTTTCAGTGCTTGACAGAGAGCATGAAAACCATCTAAATTTCTAAGATAGCCTTTACTTGTGTTCAATACATTTAAGCCATCAGCCTCTGCCTTCAGCTCaaggaacaaatgaaagaaacttAAAGGAGAATGTGAACCTACGTGCATCAATctcaaaattaatgtttttttttcctgaagaaatcTTTTAAGTGTtttccgtgtcaaaaaaaaaagtctgaaaactcTAGAAACCCCTTTGATGAAGTTCTTCAGCCTGCTTCCTTAAAAAGATAAAGGTGTTACTAATTATTCTGCCCCCAGAATTTACATGTGTCTAAGTTTGTAATTTATTAACAAAAGGAAGgcaaaaaaatgcttaaaaatggaaagatttcTGATGATTTTCTTGCTGatacattgtaatttttattgtgtGAACTTACAAAAGAACTAGATAATGTTAAACTAATTCATTCTAAAACCtgagagttttgtatttttccctCCTATGGCCCACAATATAAATTTTCATGACACTTTGTATTTTCCTTCACATTTAGTTTTTTGTGAGTCTTGAGCAGTGACTCTGTTAAAGTAGATGCCACCAAGTATTGGAATTGTTGCTGTTATTTGGTAGTTCAATACCCATATGAATCAATTAAACGCAGTATATTGAAATTAGATTTATCACCATCAAATTCTCACACGAACTAGGAAGAGATAAATTAGACTCCTACCTGATATAATGTATTCAAACCCAACctatttcagtatttattttacCTCAATGTCCTTGGGCAAGAACAAAATCTAATTCCAATTAGCAATGTACTTATTCAGGCAACTTTTCATAAGTGGATTACTTCTTCCCAGGTTTAATGTCATAGGTTTTGGATTTAGAGATTGAAAAATTATAGCTCCTGGCTTAAGGAACTGATATTGATTGACTACAAACTGATTTTTAGGTAATATCCAACTTGATAGAGTTCACAAATGAATAAGGCATGGAATATTCTTTCAAAAAGATCAATGTCAATTTGTAATACGGATAATACATAGGTTAGACTACATTCAATATATTCTCCCTCATTTATTTACCAATTCAATAAACAtctattgaacacctactatgtgtcagagtACAGTATGACTgggacacattaaaaaaaaaacaaaactaacaatgTTCTCTGTTTTTATGGAGCTCATAGTATAGTGAGTGGATACAAATATAAACAGTAAATACAAGAAATAAGCAGATTATCTATTATATTACAAGGCAATAAGtgttagagaaaaggaaacaaagtagAGTGTAGTGACCCACAATCCTGGCCTATagtaattttaaatatgatttgtCATGGAGCCCTATTGTAAAGGCTGAAAGAAGTGTTCATAAAAGCACATCTGGAATGTGTGGGGGAACACCTGGGAGAAAAGAATTGCTGAGAAGAGTAATTCAGGAGGTGAGTCCTGGGAGAGGAAGTTGGAGAGAAAATATCTTGACAAATTGATTACCCAGGGATTTAAGGAGCTAGAAAAGATCTTGACTTTTATTCTGAGAGCAATTCAAAGGGTTTTAGCCAGGGGAGAgacataatttgaattttttaaaggtcTCTCtgaagttattaaaataatataagtaGTAAATAATATAGGTGGTAAATTATATTAGCTAAGTCCATAATAATACAAGCAATGAGGAATGGATGTAGAATTCTGGATCTGTTAAAGGTAGAGTTAGCTAGATTTCATGAGGGATTAAATTTTGCCTGTGGCAGACAGAGGGGTAAAGAATGACTCCAAGATTTCTTGTCTGAGCAGTTGGAAAGATTGAGCTGTGCCATTGACTAAAATGGGAAGGATACTAGATGTAACAAATTTTGGTTGGACAATTGATCCAATTTTGGACATGTAAAGTTTGTCATATCAAGCAGATTTAGCAAGTGGCTAAGAGACAGAATATGAGAGTGGAGACAGTAATCTTTTAAGTTGGCAAGACAGGATGACATCTAATGCAGAGATTAAGGGATTAGCTCTTCGTTAGAGCATGGGGAtgctttattcattcataaaCGGGAAGGGTAGAATACACAGAGTTAGATGCTGATTGGCAGGTTAATTTGGTGCTGAAAGTCTGTGGAAAGTCTCAGGAATCTTCAATTGGATCATTGAATCGAAGGGAGCAAGATCACTAGCTGAGAGTGAAGACAGGAAGTATGTTTTGAAATTGCAAGGAGAGCTGAGAATTTGTAAAGGAGTTTTCAAGGAGTGTGTAAGTTGAGTAGGCTGTAGGTATTCTTCACAACTATCCTGTTCCGGCATCTTTTCTCCGTCGTTTGTTGAAGATTTCATTTCTTCCTATATATTTGAACACATATGACTTTGCCATTTTGGGAAtcaaatattcttaaatttttttccaacGTTATATGGTTCTAATTAGTAAACACAGATATTCTCAAGTCTCTTTCATCTTACAAAAATtctcctatatttttttcttaatttttcttcaagtCACTTTCTAATCTGCCTTATTCTCTTCTTCAtcaaatttcttaaaaagaatcTTAGACCCATACTCTCCACTTCATTAACTCTTTTACACTCTTCCCACCATAAATTCACTCACATCAATTAACTGAAACTCTTCTTGCTCATGTTATAAATGTTTCATAAAGCAAactcaaaagtttattttaatcatttatctTGCTGGACTTCTGAACACATGCTAGAATTGACTGCTATTTTGACAATTATTAATTGAATTATCTATTTTTGATAGTCTTCTAAATGTCAATGACCTCCAATGTCTTATCCCTGAATCCCCTTTCCTCTTATTTTATGTGCTTTCTCTATATTATCTTGTTAACGCCAGTGACTTCTCCTATCAAATCTTTTTCTCAACCTCCGTCTTAAACCACAAAACTGTATTTATTACTACTTTGTGAACCTATTGGATAGCCTCCAGATTCTTTAATCATAGTGCATTCAAAATGAACTCATGTTACTCACAAGGGCTAAAATCTGTTCCATGTCTTTTATTCTGTTTCAGTATCAAACATACATCCTGAAGGCCAAAACATTGTCATTTCATAATCAGTCACGCAGTCTTACAAGCTAAAACACTTCTGGTTATTGCTTCTCTATGTCCCAGTTTCCTTTCCCCACAAATCCAAAACTTATCTATTGGGCTACTTCTCATTCAGAAATATCTTCTAGTTTAACTTTCtcctctttattttcattaacttaATTATCTTATTCACCGTTTCTCATTTAGACTGTTTTAATAAACTTCAACATAGATTTCCTACTACAAAAATTTCTCTACTTCCTcccttaaaagagaaaaaaaagttgaaaagatgCTTAAAATCTCATCAGTTTTACCACTCCATTCATGACAATATTCAACTCCTTATCTTGGTAGGGCCTTTTGCCACCTTTGCCCTGCTTGACTTTCTAAAGTTCACATCCATATGATTTCTATTGTGCTAAAAGGTCATACCATTCTGCATTGATCACACATTCTTTAAAACATAGTATCTATGTTGAGGATACATCTTTTTGCTTGTAAGACCTTCTCCACAATTTCAGGAAAATACGCTTTTATCTTTTGAAGATCCGGCCACCTGTCAGCTCCTTAGTGAAGCAATGAAGCATATATTGCTTTTGAGTCCAACAAACCTAGCTTTGTTTGCTACTTGCTCTCCTACTCCCTCTGAATCCTTATGCAGAGCTGAATTCAACTATCCTTATATATGAAATGGGAAGCGTTATTGGAAGagtaaatcaaaaaataaatataactggCTTAGAAAAGAATCTGAAACCTAGGGAACACTTAATAAAATCTAGCTATTAGTAGTGGCTGTGGTAGTAGCAGTTAAAGTAGTAATAGTCAAAATAGACTACTCCAGGAAGAGTTTACAACTCTTTCTTTTATGATGCAAGGACATTTTGCTTGTATCTCAGAATTGCCTTTAAAagtgatgcattttttttctcacctaTGTCATCATCTCCCAACAAATAGTAATTGTCTTTTGAGGATGAAGagcttaaatgttttatttatttttgtccccACCTAGCACAGGACCAACACAACATATTTGCTGACTAAATGTGTGTATGAATCACAAAGAGAGCATTCTCTTCATTTAACagtaaaagtagagaaaaatatgtaaattaagaaaagtttattttaacctgctataaatctataaattactcaTTTACAATGACAATGAAAACTTGCTTCATAAAATTATGGGCCAAACAATATTTCCTTatctattatctcatttgattgcCACACAACCCTCTGAAGtgttattaaatgcattttttcagTTAAGGAAACTGCAAATATAGGGCTTAAGTCATTTGCTAAACTGACAGGAAATAACTGATGAATAATTTGTAATAAAGCATAGAgagttttttattatataatatgaatTA
This is a stretch of genomic DNA from Rhinopithecus roxellana isolate Shanxi Qingling chromosome 4, ASM756505v1, whole genome shotgun sequence. It encodes these proteins:
- the LOC104671488 gene encoding beta-defensin 110 — protein: MKIQLFFFILLFWVTVSQAKKKYPEYGSLDLRRECRMGNGRCKNQCHENEIRIAYCIRPGTHCCLQQ